In one Umezawaea sp. Da 62-37 genomic region, the following are encoded:
- a CDS encoding XRE family transcriptional regulator: MPRGERPLDDGDTPLLRFAADLRTLRDRAGGRTYRQLGTRAHYSATTLSDAAGGRKLPSLAVTLAYVQACDGDPDVWEDRWREVAAEVAPSEARPSDEGTPPYAGLAAFQPEDAPWFFGRERMLDDLLARMSDRRLVGVFGASGAGKSSLLRAGLVPRIAEGALDGGSCRTTIVVTPSELDLSAEVLDRVVGAGVDELVLVVDQFEEVFTLCPDLAARTAFVEALLTASRTRCRVVIGIRADFYGHCALHPGLVEALSDAQLLLGPLTAEELRQVIMRPAAKAGCTVETALVTRLVADATGQAGVLPLVSHALLETWRRRRGTALTLDGYEAAGGIQHALTRTAERTYTALETDQRAVARQIFLRLTALGDGTEDTKRRLTRGELDTRDVDTQVVLDRLAHARLLTLDQDAVEIAHEVLIRSWPRLRGWLHENREGLRTARQLTEAAATWDLLSREPDALYRGTRLDTAAEWAAGDGARLSTREQEFLDAGLAERNREHALALRRTRRLRQLVALLLVLLLLAGGAIVQTIRAQNAADEQRNIVVAQQIAGMAVRMRETNRPLAQQLSVAAYRLESTREVVDGLLTTSTASWNQHLIRRVTPPTEIPMGPDGSTVRGKGQVPQQDTSGDLGSVQSLGFTPAGRVLATTPDELWDLTDAEKPVFLHRFPTRMAATALSADGAWLATLNADDTSTIRLWKLDRPEAPTWSSTVPHNGIRGRELRFDQSGQVLVTIDDDSTTTLWRLDKPDGPHEFGRLASIPHISTMALSQDRRLMATGGADGAVRLWDMTDPWHPAELAELGAQADQVRALAFSRDGKHLASAAGDQTVRMWDVADPRQPGEPATITGLTTSVHTAVFEPGDSGDDLVVMTSSGDGSSRRWDFDVERAVSRICASSPALTREDWQRFFPGLRFTPPCG; this comes from the coding sequence GTGCCGCGTGGGGAACGTCCGCTGGACGACGGTGACACTCCGCTGTTGCGGTTCGCGGCCGATCTGCGGACGCTGAGGGACCGGGCGGGCGGGCGCACCTACCGCCAGCTGGGCACCAGGGCGCACTACTCGGCGACCACGCTCTCCGACGCCGCGGGCGGCCGGAAGCTGCCGAGCCTGGCCGTGACCTTGGCTTATGTGCAGGCGTGCGACGGCGACCCCGACGTGTGGGAGGACCGCTGGCGCGAGGTCGCCGCCGAGGTCGCACCGTCCGAAGCGCGCCCGTCCGACGAGGGCACGCCGCCGTACGCGGGGCTCGCCGCGTTCCAGCCCGAGGACGCACCGTGGTTCTTCGGGCGCGAACGGATGCTCGACGACCTCCTCGCGCGGATGTCCGACCGGCGGCTCGTCGGGGTGTTCGGGGCGTCCGGGGCCGGGAAGTCGTCGCTGCTGCGGGCCGGGCTGGTGCCGCGGATCGCCGAAGGCGCGCTCGACGGCGGGTCGTGCCGGACCACGATCGTCGTCACGCCGTCCGAGCTCGACCTGAGCGCGGAGGTGCTGGACCGGGTCGTCGGCGCGGGCGTGGACGAGCTGGTGCTGGTGGTCGACCAGTTCGAGGAGGTCTTCACCCTCTGCCCCGACCTGGCCGCGCGCACCGCATTCGTCGAGGCGCTGCTGACCGCCTCGCGCACCCGCTGCCGGGTGGTGATCGGGATCCGGGCCGACTTCTACGGCCACTGCGCCCTGCACCCCGGCCTGGTCGAGGCGCTGAGCGACGCCCAGCTGCTGCTCGGGCCGCTGACCGCCGAGGAACTCCGCCAGGTGATCATGCGACCGGCCGCCAAGGCGGGCTGCACCGTGGAGACCGCGCTGGTGACCCGGCTGGTCGCGGACGCGACCGGGCAGGCGGGCGTGCTGCCGCTGGTGTCGCACGCGCTGCTCGAAACGTGGCGGCGAAGACGCGGGACCGCGCTCACCCTGGACGGTTACGAGGCGGCGGGCGGCATCCAGCACGCGCTCACCCGGACCGCCGAACGCACGTACACGGCGCTGGAGACCGACCAGCGCGCCGTGGCGAGGCAGATCTTCCTGCGGCTGACCGCACTGGGCGACGGCACCGAGGACACCAAGCGCAGGCTCACCCGCGGCGAGCTGGACACCCGCGACGTGGACACCCAGGTCGTGCTGGACCGGCTCGCGCACGCGCGGCTGCTGACCCTGGACCAGGACGCCGTCGAGATCGCGCACGAGGTGCTGATCCGCTCGTGGCCGCGGCTGCGGGGCTGGCTGCACGAGAACCGCGAAGGCCTGCGGACGGCCCGGCAGCTGACCGAGGCCGCCGCCACCTGGGACCTGCTGTCCCGCGAACCCGACGCGCTCTACCGCGGCACCCGGCTGGACACCGCCGCCGAGTGGGCCGCCGGTGACGGTGCCCGGCTCAGCACCCGTGAGCAGGAGTTCCTCGACGCCGGCCTGGCCGAGCGGAACCGGGAGCACGCGCTCGCGCTGCGCCGGACCCGCAGGCTGCGGCAGCTCGTGGCGCTGCTGCTGGTGCTGCTCCTGCTGGCGGGCGGCGCGATCGTGCAGACGATCCGCGCCCAGAACGCCGCCGACGAGCAGCGCAACATCGTGGTGGCGCAGCAGATCGCGGGCATGGCGGTGCGGATGCGCGAGACCAACCGGCCGCTCGCCCAGCAGCTCAGCGTCGCCGCGTACCGGTTGGAGAGCACCAGGGAGGTCGTGGACGGGCTGCTGACCACGTCGACCGCGAGCTGGAACCAGCACCTGATCCGCCGGGTGACCCCGCCGACGGAGATCCCGATGGGGCCCGACGGCAGCACGGTCCGCGGCAAGGGGCAGGTGCCGCAGCAGGACACCTCCGGCGACCTCGGCTCGGTGCAGTCGCTCGGCTTCACCCCGGCGGGCCGGGTCCTCGCGACCACGCCCGACGAGCTGTGGGACCTGACCGACGCCGAGAAACCCGTGTTCCTGCACCGCTTCCCGACCCGGATGGCCGCGACCGCGCTGTCCGCGGACGGCGCCTGGCTGGCGACCCTGAACGCCGACGACACCAGCACCATCCGGCTGTGGAAGCTGGACCGCCCCGAGGCCCCGACGTGGTCGTCGACCGTGCCGCACAACGGCATCCGCGGCCGCGAGCTGCGGTTCGACCAGAGCGGCCAGGTGCTCGTCACCATCGACGACGACAGCACCACCACGCTGTGGCGGCTCGACAAGCCGGACGGGCCGCACGAGTTCGGCAGGCTGGCCAGCATCCCGCACATCTCCACGATGGCGCTCTCCCAGGACCGGCGGCTGATGGCGACCGGCGGCGCGGACGGCGCGGTCCGCCTGTGGGACATGACCGACCCGTGGCACCCGGCGGAACTCGCGGAACTGGGCGCGCAGGCCGATCAGGTCCGCGCGCTGGCGTTCTCCAGGGACGGCAAGCACCTCGCCAGCGCCGCAGGCGACCAGACCGTGCGCATGTGGGACGTCGCGGATCCGCGGCAACCGGGCGAACCCGCCACCATCACCGGCCTCACCACGTCCGTGCACACCGCGGTGTTCGAACCCGGCGACAGCGGCGACGACCTGGTCGTCATGACGTCGAGCGGCGACGGCTCCTCCCGCCGCTGGGACTTCGACGTGGAACGCGCCGTCAGCCGCATCTGCGCAAGCAGCCCGGCCCTGACCCGCGAAGACTGGCAGCGCTTCTTCCCAGGCCTCCGCTTCACTCCGCCGTGCGGATGA
- a CDS encoding lipopolysaccharide assembly protein LapA domain-containing protein: MSTPRDDRATDLHPAELGVPVDPSTPSDEPTTHQPPALPDLTDPTPDFDPTPAPTPAPHVKLKPTRISGTWVAVIIAIFVLIFLLVFILQNLAGITIHFLGGAFTLPLGVALLFAAIGGALLIALIGAARIMQLRRQTKRALR; the protein is encoded by the coding sequence GTGAGCACCCCTCGTGACGACCGCGCGACCGACCTACACCCCGCAGAACTCGGGGTGCCCGTCGACCCGTCGACGCCGTCGGACGAGCCGACCACCCACCAACCCCCAGCCCTCCCGGACCTCACCGACCCGACTCCGGACTTCGACCCCACCCCGGCGCCAACGCCCGCGCCGCACGTCAAGCTGAAGCCAACCCGGATCAGCGGCACGTGGGTCGCCGTCATCATCGCGATCTTCGTGCTGATCTTCCTACTGGTCTTCATCCTGCAGAACCTCGCAGGCATCACGATCCACTTCCTGGGCGGCGCCTTCACCCTGCCACTCGGCGTGGCACTGCTGTTCGCCGCAATCGGCGGCGCACTGCTGATCGCCCTCATCGGCGCCGCCAGGATCATGCAGCTACGGCGCCAAACCAAACGCGCACTCCGCTAA
- a CDS encoding LacI family DNA-binding transcriptional regulator codes for MTEAARGRRLGARIEEVAREAGVSKSTVSRVINGEQYVSSKAREAVLAAVLSLGYSPNQAARTLAGSRTNCIALVVSEQGSRVLSDPFFAGVLRGVHAELAGHRVQLVLMMSQQDDAQDLVGYLCGGHVDGALVISLHGQDPLPRTLADAGLPIVVGGRPLGAPGVPYVDADNFNGGLEAARHLITGGRKRIATIAGPKDMAVGMDRLSGWRRALSESDMESDLVAYGDFTPESGTAAMSELLAKDPTIDGVFVAADIMALGALQSLHANGRRVPEDVAVVGFDDLALASTAVPPLTTVKQDVEQLGRTMTWRLLAELAGEEGLPPSLLLPTSLVIRASA; via the coding sequence ATGACTGAGGCTGCCCGCGGCCGCCGCCTCGGGGCTCGGATCGAAGAGGTCGCCCGCGAAGCGGGGGTCTCGAAGTCGACCGTGTCCAGGGTGATCAACGGCGAGCAGTACGTCAGTTCCAAGGCCCGCGAGGCCGTGCTGGCGGCGGTCCTGAGCCTCGGCTACAGCCCGAACCAGGCCGCGCGCACGTTGGCGGGCAGTCGGACGAACTGCATCGCGCTGGTCGTGTCGGAGCAGGGCAGCCGCGTGCTGTCGGACCCGTTCTTCGCCGGCGTGCTGCGCGGCGTGCACGCCGAACTGGCGGGGCACCGGGTGCAGCTCGTGCTGATGATGAGCCAGCAGGACGACGCCCAGGACCTCGTCGGCTACCTGTGCGGCGGTCACGTGGACGGCGCGCTGGTGATCAGCCTGCACGGCCAGGACCCGCTGCCCCGGACGCTGGCGGACGCCGGACTGCCGATAGTGGTCGGCGGACGGCCGCTGGGCGCTCCCGGTGTGCCCTATGTGGACGCGGACAACTTCAACGGCGGACTGGAAGCCGCCCGGCACCTCATCACCGGGGGCCGGAAGCGGATCGCGACCATCGCCGGGCCGAAGGACATGGCCGTGGGCATGGACCGGCTGAGCGGGTGGCGCCGGGCGCTGAGCGAGTCCGACATGGAGTCGGACCTGGTGGCCTACGGCGACTTCACGCCGGAGAGCGGCACGGCGGCGATGTCGGAGCTGCTGGCGAAGGACCCGACGATCGACGGGGTGTTCGTGGCCGCGGACATCATGGCGCTGGGGGCGTTGCAGTCGTTGCACGCCAACGGGCGACGGGTGCCGGAGGACGTCGCGGTGGTGGGGTTCGACGACCTGGCGCTGGCGTCCACCGCCGTGCCGCCGTTGACGACGGTGAAGCAGGACGTGGAGCAGTTGGGGCGGACGATGACGTGGCGGTTGTTGGCGGAGTTGGCGGGGGAGGAAGGGCTGCCGCCTTCTTTGTTGCTGCCCACGTCGTTGGTGATTAGGGCTAGCGCTTAG
- the cobN gene encoding cobaltochelatase subunit CobN, which translates to MILLLSTSDTDLLSARASGADYRLANPSRLGVEDLSELVEGADVIVVRILGGRRMWEEGLDALLAGQRPVVVLGGEQNPDAPLMELSTVPGGVCAEAHAYLAHGGAANLAELHNFLSDTILLTGNGFAPPVPAPNWGLLERPVPITEGKTTGGPTVAVLYYRAHHVAGNVAFVHELCDQIEAKGGLALPVYCSSLRTAEAELLAVLGKADTLVVTVLAAGGSKPATVGAGGEDEAWDVGALAALDVPILQGLCLTSSRAAWDESDDGLSPLDTATQVAIPEFDGRIITVPFSFKEIDEDGLTVYVADPERAARVAGIALGHARLRHTPPSERKIAVMLSAYPTKHSRIGNAVGLDTPASVVRLLTALREQGYDIGAPGELPGVEQLDGDALIHALIAAGGQDPDWLTEEQFTGNPVRMTAARYRDFFATLPEDTRAEMERHWGQAPGELFVDRSHDADGEIVLAALRAGNVVVMVQPPRGFGENPIAIYHDPDLPPSHHYLAAYRWLADDFGAHAVVHVGKHGNLEWLPGKTVGMSAGCGTDAALGDLPLIYPFLVNDPGEGTQAKRRAHATLVDHMVPPMARADSYGDIARLEQLLDEHGNIAAMDPAKLPAIRAQIWTLIQAAKLDHDLGLADRPHDAEFDEFILHVDGWLCEIKDVQIRDGLHILGEAPTGDARVGLVLAMLQAKQMWAGQVAALPGLREALGLNEDGSETRTATDDVEATARALVQGMEDAGWAREAASGLTDSEQVARILEFAADEIVPRLARTTDEMTNVLHALDGGYVPAGPSGSPLRGLVNVLPTGRNFYSVDPKAIPSRLAWETGQAMADSLLARYRDETGEWPPSVGLSVWGTSAMRTSGDDIAEVFALMGVRPVWDEQSRRVTGLEAVPLDELGRPRIDVTVRISGFFRDAFPHVVAMLDDAVQLVAVLDEPAESNYVRAHAQADLAVHGDARRATMRIFGSKPGAYGAGLLPLIDSRNWRDDADLAEVYAVWGGYAYGRELDGVQARPDMESAYKRIAVAAKNIDTREHDIADSDDYFQYHGGMVATVRALTGKAPAAYVGDSTRPDAVRTRTLNEETTRIFRARVVNPRWLSAMRKHGYKGAFELAATVDYLFGYDATTGVVADWMYEKLAETYVMDPENQKFMTESNPWALHGISERLLEAASRGMWEHPEPETLAALQAVFLETEGDLEDR; encoded by the coding sequence GTGATCCTGCTGCTGTCGACCTCCGACACCGACCTGCTGTCAGCGCGGGCCAGTGGTGCCGACTACCGGCTCGCCAACCCGTCGCGCCTGGGCGTGGAGGACCTGTCCGAGCTGGTCGAGGGCGCGGACGTGATCGTCGTGCGCATCCTCGGCGGCCGCCGGATGTGGGAGGAAGGGCTGGACGCCCTGTTGGCCGGCCAACGTCCCGTGGTGGTGCTCGGCGGTGAGCAGAACCCCGACGCCCCGCTGATGGAGCTGTCCACCGTGCCCGGCGGGGTGTGCGCGGAGGCCCACGCCTACCTCGCGCACGGCGGCGCGGCGAACCTCGCGGAGCTGCACAACTTCCTCTCCGACACGATCCTGCTGACCGGCAACGGCTTCGCGCCGCCCGTCCCGGCGCCGAACTGGGGTCTGCTGGAACGCCCCGTGCCCATCACCGAGGGCAAGACCACCGGCGGCCCGACCGTCGCGGTGCTCTACTACCGCGCCCACCACGTCGCCGGGAACGTCGCCTTCGTGCACGAGCTGTGCGACCAGATCGAGGCCAAGGGCGGCCTCGCGCTGCCGGTGTACTGCTCGTCGCTGCGCACCGCGGAGGCGGAGCTGCTGGCCGTGCTGGGCAAGGCGGACACGCTGGTCGTCACCGTGCTGGCCGCGGGCGGCAGCAAGCCCGCGACCGTGGGCGCCGGTGGCGAGGACGAGGCGTGGGACGTCGGCGCGCTGGCCGCGCTGGACGTGCCGATCCTGCAAGGGCTCTGCCTCACCAGCAGCCGCGCGGCATGGGACGAGAGCGACGACGGGCTCTCGCCGCTGGACACCGCGACCCAGGTCGCGATCCCCGAGTTCGACGGCCGGATCATCACGGTCCCCTTCTCCTTCAAAGAGATCGACGAGGACGGCCTGACCGTCTACGTCGCCGACCCGGAACGCGCGGCGCGGGTCGCGGGCATCGCGCTGGGCCACGCCCGGCTGCGCCACACCCCGCCATCCGAGCGCAAGATCGCCGTGATGCTGTCGGCCTACCCGACGAAGCACTCGCGCATCGGCAACGCCGTCGGCCTGGACACCCCGGCCAGCGTCGTCCGGCTGCTGACCGCGTTGCGGGAGCAGGGGTACGACATCGGCGCGCCCGGTGAACTGCCCGGCGTCGAGCAGCTCGACGGCGACGCGCTCATCCACGCGCTGATCGCCGCGGGCGGGCAGGACCCGGACTGGCTGACCGAGGAGCAGTTCACCGGCAACCCGGTCCGGATGACCGCTGCCCGGTACCGCGACTTCTTCGCCACCCTCCCCGAGGACACCCGCGCGGAGATGGAGCGGCACTGGGGCCAGGCGCCCGGCGAGCTGTTCGTGGACCGGTCGCACGACGCCGACGGCGAGATCGTGCTGGCGGCGCTGCGGGCGGGCAACGTCGTGGTGATGGTCCAGCCGCCGCGCGGCTTCGGCGAGAACCCGATCGCGATCTACCACGACCCCGACCTGCCGCCCAGCCACCACTACCTGGCCGCCTACCGCTGGCTGGCCGACGACTTCGGCGCGCACGCCGTCGTCCACGTGGGCAAGCACGGCAACCTGGAGTGGCTGCCGGGCAAGACCGTCGGCATGTCCGCGGGCTGCGGCACCGACGCGGCGCTGGGCGACCTCCCGCTGATCTACCCGTTCCTCGTCAACGACCCCGGCGAGGGCACGCAGGCCAAGCGGCGCGCGCACGCCACGCTGGTGGACCACATGGTGCCGCCGATGGCGCGCGCGGACAGCTACGGCGACATCGCGCGGTTGGAGCAGCTGCTCGACGAGCACGGCAACATCGCCGCGATGGACCCGGCGAAGCTGCCCGCGATCCGCGCGCAGATCTGGACCCTCATCCAGGCCGCCAAGCTCGACCACGACCTCGGGCTGGCGGACCGGCCGCACGACGCCGAGTTCGACGAGTTCATCCTGCACGTCGACGGCTGGCTGTGCGAGATCAAGGACGTGCAGATCCGCGACGGCCTGCACATCCTCGGCGAGGCCCCGACCGGCGACGCCCGCGTCGGCCTCGTGCTGGCGATGCTCCAGGCGAAGCAGATGTGGGCGGGTCAGGTGGCCGCGCTGCCCGGACTGCGCGAAGCGCTGGGGCTCAACGAGGACGGTTCGGAAACCCGAACCGCCACCGACGACGTCGAGGCCACCGCGCGAGCCCTCGTCCAGGGCATGGAGGACGCGGGCTGGGCGCGGGAGGCGGCGAGCGGGCTCACCGACTCCGAGCAGGTGGCCCGGATCCTCGAGTTCGCGGCCGACGAGATCGTGCCCCGGCTCGCCCGCACGACCGACGAGATGACCAACGTCCTGCACGCGCTGGACGGCGGCTACGTGCCCGCTGGCCCGTCCGGGTCGCCGTTGCGCGGACTGGTCAACGTGCTGCCGACCGGCCGCAACTTCTACTCCGTCGACCCGAAGGCGATCCCGTCGCGGCTGGCGTGGGAGACCGGGCAGGCGATGGCGGACTCGCTGCTGGCGCGGTACCGGGACGAAACGGGCGAATGGCCGCCGTCGGTGGGGCTGTCGGTGTGGGGCACGAGCGCCATGCGCACCTCCGGCGACGACATCGCCGAGGTGTTCGCGCTGATGGGCGTCCGGCCGGTGTGGGACGAGCAGTCCCGTCGGGTCACCGGCCTGGAGGCCGTCCCGCTCGACGAGCTGGGCAGGCCGCGGATCGACGTGACCGTGCGCATCAGCGGGTTCTTCCGCGACGCCTTCCCGCACGTGGTCGCGATGCTGGACGACGCGGTGCAGTTGGTCGCGGTGCTGGACGAGCCCGCCGAGTCGAACTACGTCCGGGCGCACGCGCAGGCGGACCTGGCGGTCCACGGCGACGCCCGGCGCGCGACCATGCGGATCTTCGGGTCCAAGCCGGGCGCGTACGGCGCCGGGCTGCTGCCGCTGATCGACAGCCGGAACTGGCGCGACGACGCCGACCTGGCCGAGGTGTACGCCGTGTGGGGCGGGTACGCCTACGGCCGTGAACTCGACGGCGTGCAGGCGCGGCCGGACATGGAGTCGGCGTACAAGCGCATCGCCGTGGCGGCCAAGAACATCGACACCCGCGAGCACGACATCGCCGACTCGGACGACTACTTCCAGTACCACGGCGGCATGGTGGCGACCGTCCGCGCGCTGACGGGCAAGGCGCCCGCCGCGTACGTGGGGGACAGCACCCGGCCGGACGCGGTGCGGACGCGGACGCTGAACGAGGAGACCACGCGGATCTTCCGGGCCCGCGTGGTGAACCCGCGCTGGCTGTCGGCCATGCGCAAGCACGGGTACAAGGGCGCGTTCGAACTGGCGGCCACTGTGGACTACCTGTTCGGCTACGACGCGACCACCGGCGTGGTGGCGGACTGGATGTACGAGAAGCTCGCCGAGACCTACGTGATGGACCCGGAGAACCAGAAGTTCATGACGGAGTCCAACCCGTGGGCGCTGCACGGCATCTCGGAACGGCTCCTGGAGGCGGCGAGCCGGGGCATGTGGGAGCACCCCGAACCGGAGACGCTGGCGGCCCTGCAAGCCGTGTTCCTGGAGACCGAGGGGGATCTGGAGGACAGGTAA
- a CDS encoding precorrin-8X methylmutase, producing the protein MTSYIQDGAEIYRRSFATIRAEADLRGLPADIARVAVRMIHACGMVDLVPDIAYSADVVANARAALLAGAPILCDATMVAAGVTRKRLPADNEVICTLGDSRVPHLAGRLETTRSAAAMELWRDHLEGSVVAIGNAPTSLFRLLEMIDAGAPRPAAVLGIPVGFIGAAESKEALAANALGLEYLVVRGRRGGSAITAAALNAIASEEE; encoded by the coding sequence TTGACGAGCTACATCCAGGACGGCGCCGAGATCTACCGCCGGTCGTTCGCCACGATCCGCGCGGAGGCGGACCTCCGCGGGTTACCGGCCGACATCGCGCGCGTGGCGGTCCGGATGATCCACGCCTGCGGCATGGTCGACCTGGTGCCCGACATCGCCTACTCGGCCGACGTGGTCGCGAACGCGCGCGCCGCGCTGCTGGCGGGCGCGCCGATCCTGTGCGACGCCACCATGGTCGCGGCGGGCGTGACCCGCAAGCGGCTGCCCGCCGACAACGAGGTGATCTGCACCCTGGGCGACAGCCGCGTGCCGCACCTGGCCGGGCGGCTGGAGACCACGCGCAGCGCGGCGGCGATGGAACTGTGGCGCGACCACCTGGAGGGGTCGGTCGTCGCGATCGGCAACGCGCCCACGTCGCTGTTCCGGCTGCTGGAGATGATCGACGCCGGTGCGCCGCGACCCGCTGCCGTGCTGGGGATCCCGGTCGGCTTCATCGGTGCCGCGGAGTCGAAGGAAGCCCTGGCGGCCAACGCCCTCGGGCTGGAGTACCTGGTCGTGCGCGGGCGCCGGGGCGGCAGCGCCATCACCGCGGCGGCACTCAACGCGATCGCGAGCGAGGAAGAATGA
- the cobJ gene encoding precorrin-3B C(17)-methyltransferase: MTGRLYGVGVGPGDPELVTVKAARLIGAADVVVFHSARHGRSIARATAAPYLREGQIEEQLVYPVTTEDSDDYQGEIDAFYVECAARLAAHLDAGRDVVVLAAGDPFFYGSYMHLHKRLADRYPTEVVPGVTSVSAGSAVLGRPLVERDEVLTILPGTLPPDVLAEHLAHTDSAAVMKLGRTFKGVRAALEASGRLDDAWYVERATTGKQRTSPLSEVDPDTVPYFSLAVLPSRVRERTTAGEVVVVGLGPAGREWLTPEARTALASADDLIGYGPYLDRVPPNPHQRKHPSDNKVEAERAAFALDLAKSGSRVVVVSSGDPGVFAMASAVLEVGDEEQFSSVPVRVLPGLTAAHAVASRVGAPLGHDYCVVSLSDRLKPWEVIAGRLEAAAKADLVLAIYNPASRSRTWQVEAARDLLLAHRSPDTPVVIGRDVGGPQEDVRVVRLADLDPAVVDMRCLLLIGSTTTRTTGRGQVFTPRRYPA, from the coding sequence ATGACGGGCAGGCTCTACGGCGTCGGGGTGGGTCCCGGCGACCCGGAACTGGTCACGGTCAAGGCCGCCAGGCTGATCGGCGCGGCGGACGTGGTCGTGTTCCACAGCGCGCGGCACGGGCGGAGCATCGCGCGGGCGACCGCGGCGCCGTACCTGCGCGAGGGGCAGATCGAGGAGCAGCTCGTCTACCCGGTGACCACCGAGGACTCCGACGACTACCAGGGCGAGATCGACGCGTTCTACGTCGAGTGCGCCGCGCGGCTGGCCGCGCACCTGGACGCGGGCCGGGACGTGGTCGTGCTGGCGGCGGGCGACCCGTTCTTCTACGGCTCGTACATGCACCTGCACAAGCGGTTGGCCGACCGGTACCCGACCGAGGTCGTGCCCGGTGTGACGTCGGTGAGCGCGGGGTCGGCGGTGCTCGGCAGGCCGTTGGTGGAGCGCGACGAGGTGCTGACGATCCTGCCCGGCACGCTGCCGCCCGACGTGCTCGCCGAACACCTGGCGCACACCGATTCCGCGGCGGTGATGAAGCTGGGCCGCACGTTCAAGGGCGTGCGCGCGGCGCTGGAGGCGTCCGGTCGGCTGGACGACGCGTGGTACGTGGAGCGGGCCACCACCGGCAAGCAGCGGACGTCACCGCTGTCCGAAGTGGACCCGGACACGGTGCCGTACTTCTCGCTCGCCGTGCTGCCCAGCAGGGTGCGCGAGCGCACGACCGCCGGCGAGGTCGTCGTGGTCGGCCTCGGCCCGGCCGGGCGGGAGTGGCTGACGCCCGAGGCGCGGACCGCGCTGGCGTCGGCCGACGACCTGATCGGCTACGGCCCGTACCTCGACCGCGTGCCGCCGAACCCGCACCAGCGCAAGCACCCGTCGGACAATAAGGTCGAGGCGGAGCGCGCCGCGTTCGCGCTGGACCTGGCCAAGTCCGGCTCGCGGGTCGTCGTCGTGTCCTCCGGTGACCCCGGTGTGTTCGCGATGGCCAGCGCGGTGCTGGAGGTCGGCGACGAGGAGCAGTTCTCGTCGGTGCCGGTGCGCGTGCTGCCGGGGCTGACCGCGGCGCACGCGGTGGCCAGCCGGGTCGGCGCGCCGCTGGGGCACGACTACTGCGTGGTGTCGCTGTCGGACCGCTTGAAGCCGTGGGAGGTCATCGCCGGGAGGCTGGAGGCCGCGGCGAAGGCGGACCTGGTGCTGGCGATCTACAACCCGGCGTCGCGCAGCAGGACGTGGCAGGTCGAGGCGGCGCGGGACCTCCTGCTGGCGCACCGGTCGCCGGACACCCCCGTGGTGATCGGCCGGGACGTCGGCGGCCCGCAGGAGGACGTCCGGGTCGTGCGGCTGGCGGACCTCGACCCAGCGGTGGTGGACATGCGCTGCCTGCTGCTGATCGGCTCGACCACGACCAGGACCACCGGCAGGGGCCAGGTGTTCACGCCCCGCCGCTACCCCGCCTGA
- a CDS encoding cobalt-precorrin-6A reductase → MLGGTGEARRLAAELPGRVISSLAGRVTDPRLPEGEVRVGGFGGVDGLVEWLRANGITAVVDATHPFAARITANAVEATARVGIPLLVLRRPGWTPEPGDDWRWVDSLEEAAADLPGDRVFLTTGRQDIGVFAGCGQYFLARSVEPPEPPLPRRVHVLLDRGPFTVDGEVELMRAHGIDVLVTKDSGGAQTAAKLVAARLLGVPVVVVRRPPAPAAETVDSVAAAAEWVRRGSGGA, encoded by the coding sequence ATCCTCGGCGGAACCGGTGAGGCGCGACGGCTGGCGGCGGAGCTGCCCGGCCGCGTGATCTCGTCGCTGGCTGGCCGCGTGACCGATCCGCGGCTGCCGGAGGGCGAGGTGCGGGTCGGCGGGTTCGGCGGGGTCGACGGGCTGGTGGAGTGGTTGCGCGCCAACGGGATCACGGCCGTGGTCGACGCCACGCACCCGTTCGCCGCGCGCATCACCGCGAACGCGGTCGAGGCCACCGCTCGGGTCGGGATCCCGCTGCTCGTGCTGCGGCGTCCGGGCTGGACGCCCGAACCCGGCGACGACTGGCGGTGGGTTGACTCGCTGGAGGAGGCAGCGGCGGACCTGCCCGGCGACCGGGTGTTCCTCACCACGGGGCGGCAGGACATCGGCGTGTTCGCCGGGTGCGGGCAGTACTTCCTGGCCCGCTCGGTCGAACCGCCGGAACCCCCGCTGCCGCGACGCGTCCACGTGCTGCTCGACCGGGGACCGTTCACAGTGGACGGTGAGGTGGAACTGATGCGGGCGCACGGGATCGACGTGCTCGTCACCAAGGACAGCGGGGGAGCGCAGACGGCCGCGAAGCTGGTCGCGGCCCGCCTGCTCGGCGTTCCCGTCGTGGTGGTGCGGCGCCCGCCGGCCCCGGCCGCGGAGACCGTGGACTCGGTCGCCGCGGCCGCGGAGTGGGTCAGGCGGGGTAGCGGCGGGGCGTGA